A genomic window from Sorex araneus isolate mSorAra2 chromosome 2, mSorAra2.pri, whole genome shotgun sequence includes:
- the TDP2 gene encoding tyrosyl-DNA phosphodiesterase 2 isoform X2 — translation MDVGGILDAGLEAELAEGEPEAKKRRRQCAEFAAVASCDAAVAQCYLAENDWEMERALNSYFEPPVEESVLKGSPGSPPKLES, via the exons ATGGACGTCGGCGGCATCCTGGATGCTGGGCTGGAGGCGGAGCTGGCGGAGGGCGAGCCCGAGGCCAAGAAGAGGAGGCGGCAGTGTGCGGAGTTCGCCGCCGTGGCCAGCTGCGACGCCGCCGTGGCGCAGTGCTACCTGGCCGAGAACGACTGGGAGATGGAG AGGGCGCTGAACTCCTACTTCGAGCCCCCGGTGGAGGAGAGCGTCCTGAAGGGCTCTCCCGGGAGCCCCCCTAAGCTCGAGTC